The following coding sequences are from one Sardina pilchardus chromosome 16, fSarPil1.1, whole genome shotgun sequence window:
- the LOC134059915 gene encoding nephronectin, translated as MEFWLKLALCCTAGVVGSVHFDNRLPRPLELTNGLCWFGSKVDCCWGWRRVNWGECQPVCESGCKNGKCIGPDKCECQPGYTGKTCNQDVNECGLKPRPCKHRCVNTLGSYKCYCLNGYMMMADNTCRSRTCALANCQYGCEMKKGEVRCLCPSPGLRLGPDQKTCVDVDECKTGLATCPRSRRCVNTFGSYLCTCHPGFQLRYANGRYRCISDQSLCFDTPGTRKCKCKESAHGKGLFCRPLLKITIQPPKPDRITIVPPIPDIATPTKRTTTKVVKKPTRKPTTTTRKPTTTTTTRKPTTTTTTRKPTTTTRKPTTTTATTTTSLPTTTEVTKMDTTTPTSAAVITDTTAITTNPLTTSTTTTVASTTMDFRTTVALTTRPAVTTTTVGPTPVRVSKKPTAVPTTTAPLATTTIPMDTTAFNNNIVDTPKPRGDVHIPRKKENQNNVFDLDLDIELGLTGDYAKDQASPGSVSCSFDEGVCPWLTDNEGDVHWESREDPAGGRYLAVAEVRSGHRSLRGARLTIPFGSVTGPLCLSFRSHLVGYQAGTLQVFAKRGHGHITASWTRTGGHGWRHAHISLQGRGLKSIVIKGEKRKGRRGEVAVDDLSIRRGLCSN; from the exons ATGGAGTTTTGGCTGAAGCTCGCGCTCTGTTGCACTGCCGGTGTTGTTGGAAGTGTTCATTTTGACAATAG GTTACCGAGGCCACTGGAGCTGACCAATGGGCTATGCTGGTTTGGCTCCAAAGTGGactgctgctggggctggagaCGAGTCAACTGGGGAGAATGCCAAC CTGTATGTGAGTCAGGCTGTAAAAATGGTAAATGTATCGGTCCAGACAAGTGTGAATGTCAACCAGGATACACTGGCAAAACCTGCAACCAag atgtgaatgagtgtggATTGAAGCCAAGGCCCTGTAAGCACAGATGTGTGAACACTCTTGGCAGCTACAAGTGCTACTGCCTCAATGGATACATGATGATGGCTGACAACACTTGCcgaa gtcGCACATGTGCTCTGGCTAACTGTCAGTATGGCTGTGAGATGAAGAAAGGAGAGGTCAGGTGTCTGTGTCCATCACCAGGGTTACGGCTGGGACCTGACCAGAAGACTTGTGTAG atgtTGATGAGTGCAAGACTGGTCTGGCGACGTGTCCACGGTCCAGGCGCTGTGTGAACACATTCGGGAGCTACCTGTGCACCTGCCACCCTGGGTTCCAGCTCCGCTACGCCAACGGCAGATATCGGTGTATCA GTGATCAATCCCTCTGCTTTGACACCCCGGGAACTAGGAAGTGCAAATGCAAAGAAAGTGCTCATGGGAAAGGCCTCTTCTGCAGAc CATTACTTAAGATCACCATACAACCACCTAAACCAGACAGAATTACCATTGTCCCGCCAATACCTGACATTGCCACACCAACCAAGAGAACGACAACCAAAGTAGTTAAGAAACCCACAAggaaaccaacaacaaccaccagaAAACCgacaacaacaactactaccAGAAAACCgacaacaacaactactaccagaaaaccaacaacaactacaaggAAGCCAACAACTACAACTGCGACAACAACTACATCACTTCCTACTACAACTGAAGTCACAAAAATGGACACCACAACACCTACAAGTGCTGCTGTTATCACGGATACTACTGCTATAACAACAAATCCTCTGACAACTTCAACCACGACAACTGTAGCGTCAACCACAATGGATTTTAGAACAACTGTAGCACTGACTACCAGGCCAGCAGTAACCACGACAACTGTGGGCCCAACTCCTGTCAGAGTTTCAAAAAAGCCAACTGCGGTCCCAACTACTACTGCACCGTTAGCTACGACTACTATTCCCATGGATACCACAGCTTTCAACAATAATATTGTGGACACGCCTAAACCTAGGGGAGATGTGCACA tccctCGCAAAAAAGAAAACCAGAATAACGTGTTTGATCTGGACTTGGACATTGAACTGGGACTCACTGGAGATTATGCCAAGGATCAAGCAA GCCCTGGGTCCGTGAGCTGTTCGTTTGATGAGGGCGTATGTCCCTGGTTGACAGACAACGAGGGAGATGTGCACTGGGAGTCTAGGGAGGATCCcgcag GTGGCCGGTACCTGGCTGTGGCCGAGGTGCGGTCAGGCCACCGCAGCTTGCGTGGTGCGCGTCTGACCATCCCCTTCGGGTCAGTGACGGGCCCACTCTGCCTGTCCTTCCGCAGCCACCTGGTAGGCTATCAGGCCGGCACGCTCCAGGTGTTCGCCAAGAGGGGGCACGGCCACATCACGGCGTCCTGGACCAGGACTGGTGGACACGGATGGAGACACGCCCACATCTCCCTACAGGGGCGGGGCCTAAAGAGT ATTGTCATAAAGGGTgagaagaggaaagggagaagagGCGAGGTGGCCGTTGATGACCTCAGCATACGAAGAGGACTGTGCAGCAACTGA
- the aimp1b gene encoding aminoacyl tRNA synthase complex-interacting multifunctional protein 1 isoform X1 produces the protein MSAPGVPPRDDATLSEQEQMMEFFKQKMMLLGEKAMLQKSVREEKKLLVENAKLKGEIDQLKKQLQENQRRKAAKLKVISEAQAACPANTEPAGGTTETPSPSPSPSATPAARDPPRKNKPQGESEGRRRKGTGRKSGAQDSELGIWQLDLRVGRIASARQHPEAESLCVQEVDLGEGQPRTAVSGFLTSAPTEQMSERLCVCVCNGRAVRMKGVLSKVHVLCVADYAHLEMLIPPSSAQPGDRVTFNNYPGEPDRELSPRVFGRLQPDLCTDVRGVACYRGVAFEVKGKGLCRAPSICNGSIQ, from the exons atgtcTGCTCCAGGTGTGCCCCCGCGTGATGATGCAACGCTGAGTGAGCAGGAGCAGATGATGGAGTTCTTCAAGCAGAAGATGATGCTGCTGGGAGAGAAAGCTA TGCTGCAGAAATCTGTGCGAGAGGAGAAGAAGCTGCTGGTGGAGAATGCCAAACTGAAGGGGGAGATTGACCAGCTGAAGAAACAACTTCAGGAAAACCAGCGAAGAAAAgcag CTAAGCTGAAGGTGATATCTGAGGCCCAGGCTGCCTGTCCTGCTAACACAGAGCCTGCAGGGGGCACCACAGAGACGccgtcaccatcaccatcaccatccgcCACGCCGGCCGCCAGAGATCCCCCACGCAAGAACAAGCctcagggagagagtgagggacggAGGAggaaag ggaCCGGTAGGAAATCGGGGGCGCAGGACTCAGAGCTTGGGATCTGGCAGCTGGACCTGCGAGTGGGCCGCATCGCGTCGGCACGGCAACACCCGGAGGCGGAGTCTTTGTGCGTACAGGAAGTGGATTTGGGAGAGGGGCAGCCCAGGACAGCAGTCAGCGGATTCCTCACAAGTGCTCCCACAGAACAG atgagtgagaggctgtgtgtgtgtgtgtgtaatggccgTGCGGTGCGTATGAAGGGTGTGCTGTCCAAGGTGCACGTTCTCTGTGTCGCTGACTACGCTCACCTGGAGATGCTGATCCCGCCCAGCTCTGCCCAGCCCGGGGACAGAGTCACCTTCAACAACtacccag gtgaacCAGATCGTGAACTGAGCCCCCGTGTGTTTGGTCGTCTGCAGCCAGATCTGTGCACGGATGTGAGGGGTGTGGCCTGCTACAGGGGCGTGGCCTTTGAGGTGAAGGGGAAGGGCTTGTGCCGAGCTCCCAGCATCTGCAACGGATCCATCCAATAG
- the aimp1b gene encoding aminoacyl tRNA synthase complex-interacting multifunctional protein 1 isoform X2, with amino-acid sequence MSAPGVPPRDDATLSEQEQMMEFFKQKMMLLGEKAMLQKSVREEKKLLVENAKLKGEIDQLKKQLQENQRRKAAKLKVISEAQAACPANTEPAGGTTETPSPSPSPSATPAARDPPRKNKPQGESEGRRRKGTGRKSGAQDSELGIWQLDLRVGRIASARQHPEAESLCVQEVDLGEGQPRTAVSGFLTSAPTEQMSERLCVCVCNGRAVRMKGVLSKVHVLCVADYAHLEMLIPPSSAQPGDRVTFNNYPDLSVCVQVNQIVN; translated from the exons atgtcTGCTCCAGGTGTGCCCCCGCGTGATGATGCAACGCTGAGTGAGCAGGAGCAGATGATGGAGTTCTTCAAGCAGAAGATGATGCTGCTGGGAGAGAAAGCTA TGCTGCAGAAATCTGTGCGAGAGGAGAAGAAGCTGCTGGTGGAGAATGCCAAACTGAAGGGGGAGATTGACCAGCTGAAGAAACAACTTCAGGAAAACCAGCGAAGAAAAgcag CTAAGCTGAAGGTGATATCTGAGGCCCAGGCTGCCTGTCCTGCTAACACAGAGCCTGCAGGGGGCACCACAGAGACGccgtcaccatcaccatcaccatccgcCACGCCGGCCGCCAGAGATCCCCCACGCAAGAACAAGCctcagggagagagtgagggacggAGGAggaaag ggaCCGGTAGGAAATCGGGGGCGCAGGACTCAGAGCTTGGGATCTGGCAGCTGGACCTGCGAGTGGGCCGCATCGCGTCGGCACGGCAACACCCGGAGGCGGAGTCTTTGTGCGTACAGGAAGTGGATTTGGGAGAGGGGCAGCCCAGGACAGCAGTCAGCGGATTCCTCACAAGTGCTCCCACAGAACAG atgagtgagaggctgtgtgtgtgtgtgtgtaatggccgTGCGGTGCGTATGAAGGGTGTGCTGTCCAAGGTGCACGTTCTCTGTGTCGCTGACTACGCTCACCTGGAGATGCTGATCCCGCCCAGCTCTGCCCAGCCCGGGGACAGAGTCACCTTCAACAACtacccag atctctctgtgtgtgtccaggtgaacCAGATCGTGAACTGA